The Melanotaenia boesemani isolate fMelBoe1 chromosome 17, fMelBoe1.pri, whole genome shotgun sequence genome segment TTGATTATGTAACATACAGCTTGCCATAATTAGCTGctaaataacaaagaaaacaatttcAAAGTTGAATATATTTTGCAGATGAATTTTTCTGGTCTGGACACAGTTTGTAGGTCTCATGAACACATGAAATTATGCCTTTTTATGCTAAAAGCATGCATTAGACAAGTTATACCACATGTTGTTTAACTTGCAGAAACGGGAAGAACGGACCGTTAAGAGCACAGCAGTGCGAGTGGTGGACTTTGGCAGTGCCACTTTTGACCATGAACACCACAGCACCATTGTATCCACACGGCATTATCGTGCCCCTGAAGTGATACTAGGTAAGAATAACTGTAGGTGTAGCAGTTGAGTGCATGGATATTTCTGCAAACTGATGGCCCAAATATTCAAATAAGCATTGAAATCCTGTCCATGTTTCAGCAGTCACAATTGAGTAGTTCTTACTTTACTCTGAAGACTAAAGATTGGCTTCTTGTTCCAGTAGAAACTGGCCTCATAATACCATTTGGAACAAGGACAGCTTACAATCACTACCGAACACTTACAGAAAATTGAGACAATATCTCCTGATTAAGTTAATGTGTGATAGAATCATCTATACAAAAAACAGAAGTAGCACGACCACGTTTTGATGCAACAGTCAGGTACCGAGATAACTTAGGGCTGTTTAACGTGAGGAATACAAATTATCACCCACGAGTAGTCTTAGGTTCATGCTACTTTTTAGGTTCCAAATACTCTAGTGAATAAATGACATTACTTTGATTGCTGTGTGAAGCTTGTTTCATTTGGAAAATCTTACGTGATTTTAACCAGAATTAACCATAGTCAAGAGTACTCACCACAttagacacatttttaaaggtGTTATCATGCATTCATCACATGTTTTGTCCTTTAGAGCTTGGCTGGAGTCACCCCTGTGATGTGTGGAGTATTGGCTGTATACTGTTTGAGTACTACTTAGGCTTCACCCTGTTCCAGGTACAAAAATCTGTACTTATTTCTGATAACTGATTAACTTCATTTTAACTATTGATACATTTCTATTTGTGGATATATTTCACTTCACAGTGGCAGATGTATTATGCATTGCCGATTTCAAGCGCACAGTTTAAGTGTAGTTGTGTTCAGTAAAGCTTCCTTTCACTGATAGGAAATTAACTCCCTGTCTTTTGTGAGGGCagatttaacttcctgtttgaaCCTCATATGCTGAATTTAGCTTGTTCCATTGAATCATTGTTGTTTTCTATCTTATAGACCCATGACAACAGGGAGCATTTGGCCATGATGGAAAGAATCCTGGGACCAGTGCCCTCTAGGATGATTCGTAAGACTAGGTAATGAAGCagctttaaaatgcatttgACACATGTGAATACACCTTTTAGATACACACACTAGTATACTAGATTGCCATTCACATGTATCTTCTTAAACTCTTAGGAAACAGAAGTATTTTTATCGTGGCCGTCTGGATTGGGATGAGAGTTCCTCTGCAGGAAAATATGTCAGAGAAAACTGCAAGCCCTTACGGGTAAGAGTAGTGGGCAGAGACTGGAAAAGATTGATTGTGATTAAAAGGGccaaaaatttaaaatgcagcTTTGTACTGAAATCacaattatgttttttgttttgtgagagtttttatttattattatttttttatttccccagTCTGCCTTAATTTTGCCGCTCATTAGTTCTTGTCTCTGTTTTCCCATCAGCGTTATTTGCTGTCAGAGGCAGAAGAGCACCACCAGCTATTTGACCTTATTGAAAGCATGTTGGAGTATGAGCCTTCTAAAAGGTTGGTGCTGGCTGATTCTCTAAAGCATCCTTTCTTCGAGAGTGGAGGCACTGGTGAAGCAGCAGGCAGCAAAAGCTGGGAGGGTAACCGGGACATTAGCCGGTGACCCGCAATCCAGCAAAGACTGAATGATGGAGAAGATCAACTCCTTTTCATGTGGAGCAGCTCAACTGTTGAATAACTAGGACTTCAAAGGTTTTCTATTATTTGTCTTTAAAGCATGGACATTGACTTCCTGCTCCTCCACCCTCTGACACCGACCTCTGCAGCCACAAGAGACATGCTTTTTCAACAGAGAGACCAAAATAACCCACAAAAGATGGGAGAAgagtcatgatttttttttcccgcCAAAATGGTCACAGCTTAATTACAAGCTGAAAAGTCTTAGATGGAAAATTGTTTATACCTAGAGTAGCCCTCTATGCAGCTCGTCTTCCTTTTGACTTCTCTACACTTTTCCTCCTTTCCGTCCGACTGCCCATTATTTTCATCagcatgtgatgaaaataatgCCTCTCTTTAAAGAAACGTACACAATTATCAGAATTATCAGAAAGCAGTTTGGGAGAAGAAATGTCTTCCAATGCTGAAGTAAAGCGCAAAGGAAGACAGAGCATTATATGCACCGCAAGTTTTCACCCACTTTTAATTACAGAGAAATCAGAGACATTCTCTAATAAAGTTGTCATTAAAGTTGAATATCTCATTTCATTCTgacaaaaacttttaaatttttgcTAATGTGATGTGAGGACTTGCGTTGCATATATTTGTCTCATGTATAAAAGAAATTTCTCCTTCGTAAAGACTCTGACTTGATTTTGTGGTCGGTGGGTCACTCTTATTGCCAGTGAGATGATGTGATGGCCTCTCTGTAGCCTGACTTATTGATGAATACGTTCGTTATGTTATGCAATGTTTTctaaatgtgagtgtgtgtttgtgtgtgcgcacGTAGGGTTGCGAATGGATTGGGTGACTTTCATGTTTCGTTCATTAGTTCAGTTGAACATTAGTTATGGGATCGATCTcatacttcattttttttttttttacccaaacTGCCTTTTCCATGTTTGACATCAGACCTGAAATCTCCATTTTGAGAGTAAGCACACAGCTCCTTTTgatgatatttattttaaattccagTAGGTCATAGTCTCCACTCCCCACCTgtacaactgtttttttttttttttgtatgtaatTAAAGcgtataaaaatgtatatatgtattattGTGTAGAATAAAAGTCATCTTACCAAAGGCTAAAGGGTGCTCTCAGTAGCATTTTGGGCCTTTGGtagttaaatgtaaatgttccGTCTTTAAATACTGTTGCTGTGTATTGAGTCCATGTCTTACCTAACTGACTTATACCTCTGCTGGGTAATCTTAAAGTCTGGGACACTTGAGTAGGCAAGAGAAAGGCTGACTAAGTAAATTTCTCAGacataaatgtgtaaattgACAGACCTGCTGACTTGTCCCTGAGCTCTCTTGATAGTTGCTCATACAGGTATACTGTGCTAACATAGATCAGTTTCTAATTTATGTTAGACACTAATCTTGTATTTCCTCCCAAAACTAAGCCCAGATGGCACTATATCGTGCTCTAGAGAGGAACAAACGTGGATGATCTGTCTCAACAGGTGTCCAGAAGCACCGTCATGCAGGCTTTCCCCATCTGTTGGTAGTGATCCAGTATAGGGTTACTTGATTAACCCCACTTGCTGTCCCCGTTCTTTCCCGCTTAGCTCTGCTCCCTGCTGTGTTATTTTTACAGCAGACAAAATTAGGATCATGCTGTACTACACAGCTTTGTGCTAATAATACAAAATCTGAACcgtttaatagaaaaaaattcttGATTTACAGATTTGGTACATGTGGGGGTCCAGTTGACCAGTGAGCTTCAACTGGCTGAGTCAGGTGCTCACTTTGCTTGGGTGGTAATGAGGCGTTAACAGTCAGAGAAcatagaaatgtttttcatgacataTTTTGACATTACTTTTAGGTTTAAGTTCAAAATATGCCAGCTGAGTATTTCTTCAATTATTTTGGTAAATTAGAACAATTacttaaatgaatgaatgaatgaatgagactTAAAATGAgtcatatttactttttaagaaattgtttttgtttaccagTGTCTTTTTAAAGCTTCCAAGCAGGACTAAATAAGGAAGTTCTCTGAATGAATCAGTCAATGAGTCATTGAACGTTGTAGCTGATGTCCCCAGTCAATGAAAATAGGGGAAACAAATCCTCTCTGCGTCATCAAAGCGCCACCCGTCACCTTTCGTTATTTCCGTACTGCCATCTGTTTCCCTTACTTTAACACTGGCCAAATTTTCTCACCTGTCTTCACTTACCTATAATAGTGTTGAAATTAAAGTATAACCTTTTAAACCAGGTGAAGGCCACATGAAGCATAATCCTCAAGTGCAAACATATTTTAGTTATTGCATTGGCCAAATGTAAACATGCAGGTTTCCACTAGTGCATATTTGTTTTGGACTGTTGTTAATGGGATCAACAACTTAAGTGTCTTTAGCTAATCCTGTTTGAAATCCAGCAAGGTCATCGGTTAAATCCTCATAAGAGCAGAGGGCAACTGAGCAGAGGCGTGTACAGGTACACGACCAGGGCTGGGAGCGGTGCATCAAATGAACATTGTGCTTTTAAAGATTTAACAAATGACTCCAAGCTGAATGTATCAGGAGGAGATTTCCATCACAGGTTAGTCTGGctgtttttta includes the following:
- the clk2a gene encoding dual specificity protein kinase CLK2 isoform X2, with product MQCIDHRRGGARVALKIIKNVEKYKEAARLEINVLEKINEKDPDNKFLCVQMYDWFDYHGHMCISFELLALSTFDFLKENNYLPYSIGQVRHMAYQICLAVKFLHDNKLTHTDLKPENILFVNSDFTMSYNVEKKREERTVKSTAVRVVDFGSATFDHEHHSTIVSTRHYRAPEVILELGWSHPCDVWSIGCILFEYYLGFTLFQTHDNREHLAMMERILGPVPSRMIRKTRKQKYFYRGRLDWDESSSAGKYVRENCKPLRRYLLSEAEEHHQLFDLIESMLEYEPSKRLVLADSLKHPFFESGGTGEAAGSKSWEGNRDISR